The sequence below is a genomic window from Chloroflexota bacterium.
CTTCCTGCATCCAGTAGCCACGCATGTGGCGCGCGGCCATCCAGCGGTTCAGCGCGTCGAGGGCAGCTTCCGCGTCGATCACCGACGCTCCTCCGGCGTCGGGGAGCGCTCCTCGCGGTAGAACCCGAAGCCCTGCATGGCGGGTCGGTCGGTGACGCAGAGAAGGATCGCGTCCTCGCGCGTCCGATTCGCGTGCTGGTGCCAGGACCAGGGCGGAACGATGAAGCTGTCCTTCTCCGTCCACTGGAGCTGCTCTCCGTCGACGGTCGTGGCGCCTGCGCCCCGGACCACGTGATACCGGGTCGTCGAGAGGTGGCGGTGCGGCTCCGTTGTGAAGCCAGGAGGGAGGAGGTGGGCTTCAAACGCCAGCGTGGGGCTGGTGGCGCCCCCGTTCAGTGGATGGGGAAACGTCAGCCGATGCCCGTCACAGGGATCGGGGGCATCCCCGCTCGTCTTGAGAGCCTCGAGCCCCCGCATCGTGTCCGCCCACGCGTAGCGAAAGGGCGGCGTCGGCAGCTCGTGCGTGATCCAGCTTGGCCGCGCTTGGCCGAGCGCCCGTTCCCAGTACCCGGTGGGCTTGTCCACGGTCTGCCGCCGCTCCGGATGCACCTCGCGAAAGCGGTAGGCGAGCCTCGTCAGCGTGATGTCGCCGATGTTGAGCCAGAAGACCGGCTCGTCGCCCTCGTTCGCCCAGTCGTACCAGCACCACGCCGGCGTCGTGAGGAGATCGCCGTCCTCCATGGGGAACCGCTCCCCCTCGACCACCGCGAACGCCCCGGCGCCGCCCTGCAGGATGAAGCGGAACTCAGCCTGCAGGTGGCGGCGAGCCTCACCGTGCTCGCCCGGCATCAAGACCTGCGCGCCCATGTTGATGGTTGGGCTCACCCCCCGCGGTAGGCCAGGGTGGTCCAGCCCGAAGTGCTTGTAGCCCGCCATCTTCTCGGCGAGCGTCGGAATCCGCGCCAACGTTGGCCCAATGCGGACGAGCGCCTCGTGGACGTCGGCCCATCGCCACAGGTGCGGCGGATAGCGCGGGATTGCGGACGCCGCATCGTGCTCCCCGCCCGACCAGCTTCCCATGAGGTTGTGGCTCGCAAGCCAGCGGTCCAGGTCTGGGATTGATGCGACGTCCGCGATCTCCACGGTTGGGCCGGTCGCTAGCTCGCCGCGCGAGCTGGCGCGGGCTTCGGGAACTCCCCCGCGATCACGCGTCGCGCCGTAGCCCGTAACAGCTCGCGATCGGCCTCGGGCGTCGGCGCGGGCGGCACGCGAATGATCGTGCTCTGCGCGTAGGTCTTGATCGTCCCACTCGCCGACAGGATCTGCGGCATGGGGTCTTCACCGCGGCTGACCGCGCGAATGCCGTCCCGGATCGCCTTGCGGAACATGATGACGCCTGTGTCGGACCAGCCGAGGTGCTCGAGGGCATGGACCGCGATGGGGCGCTGCGTGAGGAGCGCCTCCCAGTCGCCCGGCTGCCGCTGACGATCTTCGTAGGTTCGCGGGGCGTTCGTGACGCCGGTGAAGCGGAATCGGCTCTGCTGGGTGCCCTCTTCCGGATGGTAGGCGATGCTCGCGGTAATGGTTGTCTCATCGTCGACCGGTACTGTCCAGGTTGTGGTTCTGGGCGGGTCGAACGGGAGCTCCTGCGATTCCATCGAGATGGGCAGGCTGCGCGGGATCTGATCCACGTTCGGCGGGATCAGGTCTGATATGCGCACCCACACCAAGTCCCCGATGCGCCGCGTCCAGGAGTAGAAGAACCCGGTCGTCGGGTCCTGGAACCACTCGAATAGGTGGTTCCGCCGGGTGTCATCGCGAACGCTCTGGACGTCTTCCTCCCATTGCTTCAGCCCGACGTTGGCGTAGTGCTCCCAGCTCAAGCTGGGGTCGACGCTGGGGCGGTGGGCGTCGAGTCTGCTCCGAATCTCCTCGAAGCGATGCAGGTAGACGAGATGCACCGGATCGATGTTGTTCTCGGCTTGCTGGAGCCAGTTGGACGCCGTCGGATCGCCCCAGGAGGCAACCGTTCGGTATCCCGGCATGTCGAACGTGTCGAACTTGGGGAAGCTGGGGCGCCGATCCGGCGGGCCCATGTAGGCGAACACGAGCCCCTTGAATTCGATGGTCGGGTAGGCGCCGTGGAAGAATCGATCCTTGATGTTGCTCTCCGGCGGCTCGCCCGGCGTCTCGATTACCTGTCCATCGACGCCGAATAGCCAGCCGTGATAACAGCAGCGGAGCCCGCGCCGCTCCACGGTGCCGAACTCGAGCGACGTTCCGCGGTGAGGGCAGTGGAGCTGCACGAGTCCCACCTGGCCCTCGCCGTTTCGGAACAGCACCAGATCTTCCCCCAGGATGCGAACGGCCTTGGGCAGGTCTATGAGGTCGGCGGATAGGCCGACCGGATGCCAGAAGCGTC
It includes:
- a CDS encoding cupin domain-containing protein, with the translated sequence MEIADVASIPDLDRWLASHNLMGSWSGGEHDAASAIPRYPPHLWRWADVHEALVRIGPTLARIPTLAEKMAGYKHFGLDHPGLPRGVSPTINMGAQVLMPGEHGEARRHLQAEFRFILQGGAGAFAVVEGERFPMEDGDLLTTPAWCWYDWANEGDEPVFWLNIGDITLTRLAYRFREVHPERRQTVDKPTGYWERALGQARPSWITHELPTPPFRYAWADTMRGLEALKTSGDAPDPCDGHRLTFPHPLNGGATSPTLAFEAHLLPPGFTTEPHRHLSTTRYHVVRGAGATTVDGEQLQWTEKDSFIVPPWSWHQHANRTREDAILLCVTDRPAMQGFGFYREERSPTPEERR
- a CDS encoding Rieske 2Fe-2S domain-containing protein, with translation MATTIASSAAPYSAYHKRDVPEADGELTRVGPGTPCGEYLRRFWHPVGLSADLIDLPKAVRILGEDLVLFRNGEGQVGLVQLHCPHRGTSLEFGTVERRGLRCCYHGWLFGVDGQVIETPGEPPESNIKDRFFHGAYPTIEFKGLVFAYMGPPDRRPSFPKFDTFDMPGYRTVASWGDPTASNWLQQAENNIDPVHLVYLHRFEEIRSRLDAHRPSVDPSLSWEHYANVGLKQWEEDVQSVRDDTRRNHLFEWFQDPTTGFFYSWTRRIGDLVWVRISDLIPPNVDQIPRSLPISMESQELPFDPPRTTTWTVPVDDETTITASIAYHPEEGTQQSRFRFTGVTNAPRTYEDRQRQPGDWEALLTQRPIAVHALEHLGWSDTGVIMFRKAIRDGIRAVSRGEDPMPQILSASGTIKTYAQSTIIRVPPAPTPEADRELLRATARRVIAGEFPKPAPARAAS